Genomic segment of Actinomycetota bacterium:
GCCCTCCGGGCTCGGAGCTCGCGGGGTCGATCTGAAGCTCTGCGTTCTGGGGCGTCATCTCCGGGCGGATCGAGTAAGCGGAGTGGGCCTTCAGCGCCGGTAGGTTGGCGAAGCCCCAGTCGTAGAGGGCGGTCGACTCGGCGTAGTGGTTGCCGGTTCCCATGACCACTGCGATCAGCGTGTGGCCGTCCCGCTGGACGGCGGAGATCAGGCAGTTGCCGGCGTCGCTGGTGAAGCCGGTCTTGACGCCGACGGTACCCGGGTACCTCCACAGCAGTTTGTTGTGGTTGATGAACAGGTGGTTCTGCCCGTCGCCCCAGGGGACTACGTGGGTCTTCTGGCTCACCATCTGCGCGAAGGTCGGGTTTCGCATGGCGGCCGAGGTGAGCAGTGCCAGGTCCTTGGCGGTGGTCTGGTGACCCGGCTCGTCCAAACCGTGGGGGTTCATGAAGGTGCTATCGGTCGCCCCCAACTCGTGAGCCCGGTCGTTCGCCATCTTCATGAAGCCGGCGACCGTCCCGTCGGGGCTGACCGTCTCGGCCAGGGAGATAGCGGCGTCGTTGCCCGACTGGAGGAGCAGGCCCCACAACATGTCGCCCACCGTCATCGTCCAGCCCTCCTCGGCGAACATCCTCCCCCCGGGGACGGTGCGGGCGGCGTTGGAGATGACGCCCTGCTTGTTCAGGTCGGAGTTCTCGATGGCTACCAGGGCGGTCAGGATTTTTGTGAGGCTTGCCGGCGCCCGGATTGTCTTCTCGTCACGGGCCCACAGGACGTTGCCCGACTCCATGTCGAGCAGCACGCCGGCCTGCATGGTGGTCCCGGGTGGGGGAGGGGGTGACGCGTCGGATGCCAGGGCCCCAGGGGCCAGGCACAGGGCGACCAGAACCGTGGTTAGTACCACGCAGACACGGGAGATAAACATCGGGAGTCGCAAATTTATGTGAATCGAAGGGCCGGTGCAAGGATTTGCGACTATCCGTCCCAACAACCGAACTGAACCAGGTACCGTTCCAGGTGAGGGGTCAACTCAAGATCTGAAAGCTCGTTACGCCCGACCCAGCGTAGCTCGTCGGCGTCGTCTCCCGCGCCGGCCGTGCCGGACTTCACCTCGACGAAGTACGACACGATCACGTAGTGCCAGGCGCCTTCCGGGTCGATGGCTTCGTTGACGCCGGCAAGCCGACCCACCTCCACCTTTAGCCCGGTCTCTTCGGCGAACTCCCTTACCAGGGCGGCCCGCAGCGGCTCCATCGGCTCCACCTTGCCTCCGGGGAGCGACCAGTGCCCGGCGTAGGCCCCCCGGCCCCGGCGAACCAGCAGGACCCTTCCCGAGTCGAGGGCGATGCCGGAGACCCCGACGAGAATTTCGGTCAAGTTTTCTAGGAGGGCGGCGGTGACCCGGGGGACTCCTCCGGACCGTCCGCCGGGGGTTGTGGCACGGGCGGTGCGACGTCGGGCGGAGCTGGTGATGCTTCGGGCTGCTGCAGAGGGACCATTCGCCCCTGAAGCGAGTCGAGCCTAAGCGCCGGGTCTCTCACCAGCAGGAAGAAGTTTGCGACCATCGCCGCGCCGAGTGGGGTCAACAGGACCGTAGTCAGGTACGCCGAGATACCGGTGACGACGGCTTCGACCGGCCCGAGCTCCCGCCCAAACATCTGCTCCTCGAAGAAATCGGCGGAAAACTCCGAGCCCACCGGAACTTCGGGCTGGAAGCTCACCATGGCGGCCGGCCCCGAAAGGAAAAACGAAAGAGCGACGGTGATCAGGCCGGTGATGAAAGTCATCACAAAGAACTCCCACATATGGCCCCTGGTGATCGTCCAGCTGCGGCCGAGGCTGGCGCCGGGACCGGTGCCCTCCAGAGCGCTGGCGGCGGTTGCCAGACCGAGCTTCAGGTAGGCGAACAGGAGCCCGAGTATCACGATCGGCAGGCTCAGTAGAAACCCCATGAGGATTCGGAAAATGTCGCCGTCGGCCAGGTCGAATCGAAGCAGACGGTCGAGGTCGGCCGAAGCCAGAGACATGAAGAACGGGATGAAGGCCACGATTACGATGAGCCCCAGAACCAGGTTGAACAGCAGCGAGGTGAATCCGAACCGCACC
This window contains:
- a CDS encoding D-alanyl-D-alanine carboxypeptidase family protein, encoding MFISRVCVVLTTVLVALCLAPGALASDASPPPPPGTTMQAGVLLDMESGNVLWARDEKTIRAPASLTKILTALVAIENSDLNKQGVISNAARTVPGGRMFAEEGWTMTVGDMLWGLLLQSGNDAAISLAETVSPDGTVAGFMKMANDRAHELGATDSTFMNPHGLDEPGHQTTAKDLALLTSAAMRNPTFAQMVSQKTHVVPWGDGQNHLFINHNKLLWRYPGTVGVKTGFTSDAGNCLISAVQRDGHTLIAVVMGTGNHYAESTALYDWGFANLPALKAHSAYSIRPEMTPQNAELQIDPASSEPGGLAGVQLRILVPALAIVCLLATAMVRRYSLYFSRT
- a CDS encoding NUDIX domain-containing protein — translated: MTEILVGVSGIALDSGRVLLVRRGRGAYAGHWSLPGGKVEPMEPLRAALVREFAEETGLKVEVGRLAGVNEAIDPEGAWHYVIVSYFVEVKSGTAGAGDDADELRWVGRNELSDLELTPHLERYLVQFGCWDG